Below is a window of Pseudomonas monteilii DNA.
CAGACCTGCCCGACCAGCTCGAACCCCGCCACCGTGAAACCGCCCAGCCAGCTCTGCCCCGGCAGCCCCAGGCTGTAGAAGCGACGGTAGGCTTCGGCATCGCTGGACAAGGGCTGCCCCTCGGCCAGGGGCGCCAGGCTCGCACGGAGCAGATCAGGCTGGAACGAGGGAGACATCGGGCACATCCACGGGCAGTGAGGCGGCCATCTTCGGCTGTCAGGCACGCGATGGCAAGGCACAGGCCACGGGCGGCTCTACGCGTCTTCCGCCGCCCGGACACGGGCCGGATTGCCCATGACCACCGTCCCGGCCGGCACGTCGTGGGTCACCACGCTGCCCGCCCCGACCACGGCGTCATCGCCGATGGTGATGCCGGGCAGGATGATCGCCCCGCCGCCGATCCAGACGTTGTTGCCGAGGGTCACCGGCTTGCCGCTTTCCAGTCCCGTACGGCGAATGCCGGCCTGCTGGGGATGGTCGACCGTGTAGATGTGCACGCCTGGGCCGATGTGGCAGTCCTCGCCGATATGGACCGGGAGCACGTCGAGGATCACACAGCCGAAATTCAGGAAGCTGCGCGCGCCGACGCTGATGTTGTAGCCATAGTCGCAGTAGAACGGCGGACGAATCGTCACCGCCTCGCCGACCGCCGCGAAATGCGCATCGAGCAGCCCGCTGCGCAGGTCCTGATTGGCCACGTCGCTGGTGTTGTAGTGCTGCATCCACTGGGCATTGGCGGTCTGCT
It encodes the following:
- a CDS encoding maltose acetyltransferase, which gives rise to MQLTEKQKMLSGLLYRPTCPELLAEQTANAQWMQHYNTSDVANQDLRSGLLDAHFAAVGEAVTIRPPFYCDYGYNISVGARSFLNFGCVILDVLPVHIGEDCHIGPGVHIYTVDHPQQAGIRRTGLESGKPVTLGNNVWIGGGAIILPGITIGDDAVVGAGSVVTHDVPAGTVVMGNPARVRAAEDA